The following proteins are co-located in the Stigmatella aurantiaca genome:
- a CDS encoding methyltransferase domain-containing protein, translating to MNVQELGQIVCPDCRGALSWAGRLREGQLHQGHLRCERCGMRWPMKDGLPRLYREEQVRGTDRLMRVIYDGLPALHDPMTFLLTPVLQATTEARLREGYLHRLELRSLRPRPDGQPIRLLEIGIGSGANLPLIEKELPPGLDVELWGLDLSRGMLRECRKRIARKGHRGIHLLMGDAHTLPFADHSFDRVFEIGGVGGYHDPRRALAEMARVAQPGTPIVVVDEQLDSSRDYSLATRAAFRLLTFYTRDAHCPQELLPPGATGVQAEQITRFYYCLTFRMGAERPPLTAVG from the coding sequence ATGAACGTCCAGGAGCTGGGCCAGATCGTCTGTCCGGATTGCCGGGGCGCGCTTTCCTGGGCAGGGCGGCTGCGCGAAGGCCAGCTTCACCAGGGCCACCTGCGGTGCGAGCGCTGTGGCATGCGGTGGCCCATGAAGGACGGCCTGCCCCGGCTGTACCGGGAAGAGCAGGTCCGGGGCACCGACCGCTTGATGCGCGTCATCTACGATGGGCTGCCCGCGCTGCATGATCCGATGACCTTCCTGCTGACCCCCGTGCTCCAGGCCACCACCGAGGCCCGGCTGCGCGAGGGGTACCTGCACCGCCTGGAGCTGCGCTCCCTGCGCCCCCGCCCGGACGGCCAGCCCATCCGCCTGCTGGAGATCGGCATCGGCTCGGGCGCCAACCTGCCGCTCATCGAGAAGGAGCTGCCCCCGGGGCTCGACGTCGAGCTGTGGGGGTTGGATCTCAGCCGGGGCATGCTCCGGGAATGCCGCAAGCGCATCGCCCGCAAGGGCCACCGGGGGATCCACCTGCTCATGGGGGACGCGCACACCCTGCCCTTCGCGGATCATTCCTTCGACCGGGTGTTCGAGATCGGCGGCGTGGGTGGCTACCACGATCCCCGGCGCGCCCTCGCGGAGATGGCCCGGGTGGCCCAGCCAGGCACCCCCATCGTGGTGGTGGACGAGCAGCTCGACTCCAGCCGCGATTACTCCCTGGCCACGCGCGCGGCGTTCCGGCTGCTCACGTTCTACACCCGGGATGCCCACTGCCCCCAGGAACTGCTGCCGCCCGGGGCCACCGGCGTACAGGCCGAGCAGATCACCCGCTTCTACTACTGCCTGACTTTCCGGATGGGGGCCGAGCGCCCGCCCCTCACGGCCGTGGGTTGA